Below is a window of Streptomyces sp. WMMB303 DNA.
CGCTACCACCATGGACACCGGAATGCGCCTGCTGCGCTTCGTCGTCCAGGAGGCCGGCGAGGTCGCAAAGTTGAAGATCAGCAATGGCGTCGGCACCCTCATCGCGCTCGCCGCCGGTATGGGACTCACCTTCAGCCAGGGCGCCGATGGCGCCGGCGGCCTCCGGATCTGGCCGCTGTTCGGCACCAGCAACCAGTTGCTGGCCTCCCTGACCCTGTCCATCGTCGCGGTCATGCTGATCCGCAAGCGCCGCAACCCGGCTCCTGCCCTGGTGCCGCTCGCAGTCGTGTTCGTGATGGCGTTCTGGGCCGCGCTCGCCCAGCTCGGCGACCTCTACGACGCCCGGGACTGGCTGCTGCTGACCATCGACGTCGTCATCATCGTCGCCGCCGTGTGGGTCGCCTTCGAGGCGATCGTCGCGATGCGGCGGGCGTCCCAGGAACCGCCGGAGGCCCCTGACGCCGATATGGCGGAGAAATCCGAGGTGACGGGGTGACGTCCCGCTGGGCCTCCTTCCGGGCCGGGCTGGAGGAGTTCTACGCCGGCCCCTACCGGCGTACCTTCGCCCGCGCCCGGCGCGAGGAGGACGACCTCTTCCGGATGGTCGTCCTCGCGGAGGCACTGGGCGTGCCTGACCCGGCGGCGTACTACACCGTCGAGCTGATGCCCGCCCTCTATGAGGACTTCCACGCCTGGCACCGCCGGATGGGCATGGACCGCTCGCCACTGGAGCATGTCGCGTGCTGCTAGATCTCGTCGCCTCACGCAGGGTCGTCTTCGCCGGCGGCAAGGGCGGCGTGGGCAAGACGTCCATCGCCGCGGCGCTCGCCCTCGGCCGTGCCAGGGCGGGCGCCCGCGTGCTGCTGGCATCCACCGATCCCGCCCACAACCTCGGCCACCTCTGGGACCGCCCCGTGGGCGACGAGCCCACGCGCCTCGCCGGCCCCGGGGACCTCGCCCCCGGGGCCGGAACGGCGGGTTACGTCGACGGGCTGGAGATCGACCCCGAGCGCACGGTCGAGCAGCACCTGTCCGCAGTCGCCGGGACGATGCGGCGGCTGCTGCCCGAGCGGATGCACGCACCGGCCGCCCGGCACCTTGAGCTGGCCCGGCTGGCACCCGGCACCCACGAGTCGGCGGTGCTGGAGCGGATCGCCGAGGCGGTGGAGCTCGGGGAGGAGGCGTACGACCTGGTCGTCTTCGACACCGCCCCGTCCGGCCACACGCTGCGGCTGCTCGCGCTGCCCGAACAGCTCACCTCCTGGACCGAGTCCCTGCTCGCCAACCGTGACCGGTCCGAGCGGTTCGGCGCCGCGGTGCGCGGCCTCGGCGGCGGCGAGCAGTCGGACCGCGACGCCGACCTGCGCCGGATCCTGCTGCGCCGACGCAACCGGTTCTCCCGGCTGCGCGAGGTGGTGACGGACCCGGCGCAGTCGGGGTTCGTGATCGTGCTGACCGCCGAGCTGCTCCCGATTGCCGAGACCACGGAGGTGTATGAGAAGCTCACCGGCCTCGGCGTCGAGGTGGCAGCACTCGTCGCCAACCGCCGTTCCCCCGCGGACGCCGGTGAGATGCTCGCCCGGCGCCGGAGACAGGAGGACCAGCACCTCGTCCGACTGCGGCAGCAGGTTGACGTA
It encodes the following:
- a CDS encoding cory-CC-star protein — translated: MTSRWASFRAGLEEFYAGPYRRTFARARREEDDLFRMVVLAEALGVPDPAAYYTVELMPALYEDFHAWHRRMGMDRSPLEHVACC
- a CDS encoding ArsA family ATPase, with the protein product MLLDLVASRRVVFAGGKGGVGKTSIAAALALGRARAGARVLLASTDPAHNLGHLWDRPVGDEPTRLAGPGDLAPGAGTAGYVDGLEIDPERTVEQHLSAVAGTMRRLLPERMHAPAARHLELARLAPGTHESAVLERIAEAVELGEEAYDLVVFDTAPSGHTLRLLALPEQLTSWTESLLANRDRSERFGAAVRGLGGGEQSDRDADLRRILLRRRNRFSRLREVVTDPAQSGFVIVLTAELLPIAETTEVYEKLTGLGVEVAALVANRRSPADAGEMLARRRRQEDQHLVRLRQQVDVPLLDVPLLPGDLVGTQALAALADLLGPSSS